One window of Sulfuricurvum sp. IAE1 genomic DNA carries:
- a CDS encoding cation:proton antiporter: MESALYYVTIALGISIVVNLILKRLGVSQIIGYIMTGVTVAYVFDLRHMADSHTLEMIAEFGVVFLMFTIGLEVSLQRLATMKTDVFFNGALQVVVSALIFFALSFWVLHIPFAAALITSMALSLSSTAVVLSYLKATKEIVRPYGQKATGILIFQDIAVIPILLLIGFLSSDGGSIGDVLLQTTVSAVLIVGLLFIVGKRVMTWLLHFASSSEVDEFFMGSVLVIVVGASLLAHAFGFTYSLGAFVAGMIIAETRYHHKVESDIAPFKDLLLGTFFVTVGMKIDLALFVSHFGQIVAILAAILAIKAIVIFGVVRIYSKAKIAFKTAVALAQVGEFSFAIFALAGNYKLIPQELSQILVLAVVMSIVVTPFILSNLSRISDYFFKGVSLTESFSMLPGRRYHVIVCGYGVVGKFVAKELRAGGVDYVVVDNSYKHVEEALRDGEEVYFGDMSKTAILDKLFIKDASSVIVTLDNMEKKRLICEAVIAHAPNVKLVVKVVNLEEKRSLRGLPISITIDGKKEVAARLVSEAMRCELEK; the protein is encoded by the coding sequence ATGGAATCAGCCCTCTATTACGTCACGATAGCGCTCGGTATCTCGATCGTCGTCAACCTCATATTGAAACGGTTGGGAGTATCGCAGATCATCGGCTACATCATGACGGGGGTAACGGTTGCCTATGTATTCGATCTGCGCCACATGGCCGATTCGCATACGCTGGAGATGATCGCCGAATTCGGGGTGGTATTCCTGATGTTCACGATCGGGCTGGAAGTTTCGCTGCAGCGGCTGGCGACGATGAAAACCGACGTTTTTTTCAACGGGGCGCTGCAGGTCGTCGTATCGGCACTCATCTTTTTTGCCCTTTCGTTCTGGGTGCTCCATATCCCCTTTGCCGCCGCGCTGATAACGTCGATGGCGTTGTCGCTCTCTTCGACGGCGGTAGTATTGAGCTATCTCAAAGCGACGAAGGAGATCGTTCGCCCTTACGGTCAAAAGGCGACGGGGATACTGATTTTTCAGGACATCGCGGTAATCCCGATCCTCCTTTTGATCGGGTTCTTGAGTTCCGACGGCGGGAGCATCGGCGACGTATTGCTCCAAACCACGGTCAGTGCCGTGCTGATCGTCGGATTGCTCTTTATCGTCGGGAAACGGGTGATGACGTGGCTGCTCCATTTTGCCTCCTCCAGCGAGGTGGACGAATTTTTCATGGGGTCGGTTCTCGTGATCGTCGTCGGGGCCTCATTGCTCGCGCACGCGTTCGGGTTCACCTATTCGCTGGGGGCGTTCGTTGCGGGGATGATCATTGCCGAAACCCGCTATCACCATAAAGTCGAATCGGATATTGCCCCGTTCAAGGACCTGTTGCTGGGGACCTTTTTCGTCACCGTCGGGATGAAGATCGATCTGGCCCTCTTTGTCAGCCATTTCGGCCAGATCGTTGCGATCCTCGCCGCGATTCTGGCGATCAAGGCCATCGTCATCTTCGGGGTCGTGCGTATCTATTCGAAAGCCAAAATCGCTTTCAAAACGGCGGTTGCTCTGGCGCAGGTCGGGGAATTTTCATTCGCTATTTTCGCGTTGGCTGGGAACTACAAACTGATACCCCAGGAACTGTCCCAGATTCTTGTCCTCGCCGTCGTCATGTCGATCGTCGTTACCCCGTTTATCCTCTCCAACCTCTCACGCATCAGCGACTATTTTTTCAAAGGGGTGAGTCTGACCGAGAGTTTCAGCATGCTTCCCGGGCGCCGATACCACGTTATCGTCTGCGGATACGGGGTCGTGGGGAAATTCGTAGCCAAAGAGCTGCGTGCGGGAGGGGTCGATTACGTTGTCGTCGACAACAGCTATAAACACGTCGAAGAGGCGCTGCGCGACGGTGAAGAGGTCTATTTCGGCGATATGTCGAAAACGGCGATCCTCGACAAGCTCTTTATCAAAGACGCCTCCAGCGTGATCGTCACCCTCGATAACATGGAAAAAAAGCGTCTCATCTGCGAAGCGGTGATTGCCCATGCCCCCAACGTCAAACTGGTCGTGAAAGTGGTCAACC